AACTGCTCGATGTTGGTCTCGATGGTCCAGCCGTTTTCGTCGTCACGCGCGCGCAGGCCGTCCAGCGCCCAGACCTCCGGGAACTTAGCTGCCTTGTTGGAGTGCCAGTCGCGCGCCAAGAGGATCTGCACCTGCATTAGCTGCTCCGGCATTGCCACGGACTTGATGAACACTGCTACACGACGGTTGCCCAGCCACTCAATGCGGTCCACCGACACGCCTTCCGGCAGGTTCGGGATCTCCGGGTTGCGCTCCACGTCGATCGGGGTGCGCACCGGCGGGTCCGACGGGCGGATGCCATCAGAGATGCCCCGGTTGGAGCTGTTGGAGGACAGCTGGGACGACAGGTCCTGGGCGTGAGCCGTGGTGGTAACGGCCGGGAGCAGCGACAGCGCCATCGCCGCTGCTGCGGGGAGGGCGAGGGCACGGGTGGCCTGCTTGGAGAATCGTGGTGCGCGCATGGAAGTCAGCCTCATCACTCTCGGTCGGGAAACTTTTGGGGGCGGGAGTACCCAAAAGGTTAAGTTTCACTTGAGACTTTACATGGCGACACGCCGGTGAGACACAAACAGTCACACCAGTCACACGCGAACTGGGGTTACCAGGCGTTCATGACATCTAGAATGCGAGGCTTGGTCGCCTCGAGCTGGGAGCCGAACTGATCCCAGTTGTGCAGGCCAGTCGGGGTGAATACCGCAGTGTGCTGCACACCCGTCACCGTGGCCTTGGTTGCCCAGAGTTTGGTGGTGAAGTTTGCCACCCGCTCCAGCGCAATGCCGGCAGCGCGGTGCTCCGGCAAGTACTTCTCATCCGCCGGGCCCGGGATGCCGCTGCCAGCGGAGACGTACACATCACGGCCGCGGAGGTTGCCCATGTTCAGGAACGGGTCATTCTCATAGCGGCGCGGGTTGAGCACGGAGCCCCACATGGCGTTGAGGTTGTACAAGCCGCCGTCGAGAAGCGCGACGCGCAAGCCCGTCTGCGCACCCGGGATGGTGGTGGTGAGGTAGCCGGAGTAGGACAGGACCTGGCGGAACTGGTCCGGGTGCAGCGCGGCGAGGTTGATCGCGGCGGTGCCGCCCATGGACAGACCGAGGATGGAGTTGTTCCAGCGCGCCACGCCGAAGTGCTGCTCCAAGTAGACCGGCAGCTCCTTGGTTAGGAAGGTGTCCCACTTGTAGGTGACGGGGTTGTGGAAGTCATACGTCGCCGGCGCGTTCCAGTCGGTGTAGAAGGAGGACTCTCCGCCCACCGGCATCACTAGGGTGATGTTGTGGTCCACAAACGTGGCGGCCGCGTTGACGTCGCTCAGCCAGGCGTTGGTGGTGTTCAGCGCGCGCAGGCCGTCCAGCATGTACAGGCCGGCATTGCCGCCGCGCTGCGCGGGCTGAATCTGCACCGGGATGTTGCGGTTCATGGCCGGGGACCAGACATCGCAGCGCTGGACCCACCAGCCCACCGGGTCCCACTCGCACAACCCGGTCGCGTCCGGGCGCAGCCAGTCGCGGTTCGCCGCCTGGGCCTGAGGGGCGGCGACCATGCCGCCGAGCAGGGTGAAGAAGGCGACGATAAGGGCCATCAGGCTACGACGCTTGGACACTGCAGACATGAAAACCCCTAGGCGCTCTAAGAAAACACGAATGTTATCGCAACGTTAGCAACAGCGGGAGTGTCGGGCCAGTCGCGTTGAGAATCATCGGGTAGCGCGGGAAGTGTCGCGGTAGGACGACGGATCGTCGTCAAGCTGGAGTGTGCGCCCCGGGCCGAGAGCGTAGCGGATGTTGGCGAAGAAGCGCTCCCGGCTCATCGGCTCACGCGAGGTTGCAAGCAGCTCTGCGATCTCCCCGGAGTGCAGGGCCTTGCGCGCCTGCCTGGTCGCGCGCACATCGAACCAGTCCGGCAGCGAGTCCAGGTCCACGGACGTGTCCGCCACTTGCCATTCCTCCGGCAGCTGCTTGTCGTGGCCCACGCGCCCGTCCGGGTCGCGCGGCATACGTGCAGCCAGCGGGGTGGCCAGGCCAACGGTATCCAGCACGCGCACGTCCAGCGGCGCGTTCATGCTGGTCATGCCCAGGTTGATCCAGTACGCGGTGAGCGGGATATCAGTCTCACCTGCGGTGTTGGGCCGGGAAGTATCAGTGAGGCGCGGGCGGACGTACCAGTCGAACAGCTCCTCATCCTCCATGTCCAGCCCGATGGCAATCTGGGCGGCGTTTTCCTCCTGCGCGTCCTCCAAGGTCTCCGCAAAGTGGCGCATCATCGGCATCGCCCGGAAATCCTCCGCGTACTGCGGCGGGTTGCCGCGCTCGCGGCCCAGCGCAACCGTCCAAAAATCGCGCTCGTCCACAATGCCCAGGTCGCCGCTTTCGTACTTGTAATCCTGCGCGTCCACCGGGTTGGAACGCACCACGATCACCGTCGCCCACACCACAACCACCGTGGCCAGCGCGGCCAACGCGCGGCTGTACGGCACCGCCATCACCGGCAGCAGCAGCGCGAATAGCGGCAGCAGCAGCATGCGGCCGTGCATGAAGTCCCCGCCCACGCGCAGCACGTACAGGATGTGCGCGATGGCGCAGGCCGCGACCAAGAGCACGATTGCTATACGACGTCCCCTAATCCCGCGCGCCAGCCACACCCCAACCGCGACGGCGATAACCACCGGCAGCCACAGCGCGTAGTAGCCGGCGAAATCCACCATGTATTCCCAGCCCTGCGCCCACTGGGAATCTGCGGCGGATTTGGCCACAGCGGTGTGCGGGGTGAGTAGGCCGTAGTAGCCCATGCGGAAGATTTGGTACGCGGCCGGCACGGGAAGCGCGGCGGCGAGGATGCCCGGCGTCTTACGAGGCGAATACGCGATGAGCATGATGCCGGTCACGCCGCCGTAGAGCGCGAACTCCGGGCGCACCAGCCAGGACAAGCCGCACCAGAACGCCAGCAGATACCCCGCGGAGGGCACGGCGCGGCGCGCTGGCGTAGCCCATTCCGTCAGCAGCGCCCACCACGCCGCCAGCCAAAACAGGGCGAGCCCCCACTCCAGGCCGGACGTGGCAAAATCCCGCGCCGGCGGGAGTGCGAAGTAGATGATGATGCCGAACGGGATGACGGGGCACGCGCGCCGCAGGGCGTGCTGCCAGAACACGCCGGCAGAGTACGTGGCTAGCGCCGCGCCGAGCACAGTGAAGGTGAGGGCGAGGGCTGTTGCAATGTCCTCCAGCCGACCGTCCGTAATCCAAGCAACGGCGGTGATCAGGTACTGCCACAGCGTGGAGGTGTTCGCCTCCACGCGCTCGCCGATGTTGA
Above is a genomic segment from Corynebacterium sp. CNCTC7651 containing:
- a CDS encoding alpha/beta hydrolase family protein, which translates into the protein MSAVSKRRSLMALIVAFFTLLGGMVAAPQAQAANRDWLRPDATGLCEWDPVGWWVQRCDVWSPAMNRNIPVQIQPAQRGGNAGLYMLDGLRALNTTNAWLSDVNAAATFVDHNITLVMPVGGESSFYTDWNAPATYDFHNPVTYKWDTFLTKELPVYLEQHFGVARWNNSILGLSMGGTAAINLAALHPDQFRQVLSYSGYLTTTIPGAQTGLRVALLDGGLYNLNAMWGSVLNPRRYENDPFLNMGNLRGRDVYVSAGSGIPGPADEKYLPEHRAAGIALERVANFTTKLWATKATVTGVQHTAVFTPTGLHNWDQFGSQLEATKPRILDVMNAW